The following proteins are encoded in a genomic region of Glycine max cultivar Williams 82 chromosome 18, Glycine_max_v4.0, whole genome shotgun sequence:
- the LOC100815156 gene encoding uncharacterized protein: protein MATDEQVHKVSLKVLVNKEQNKVLFAEAGKDFVDALLSILTLPLGTIARLVAKESNIPPVKFGSLSSLYESVSHLEDKYLRTQKCKEMLLQPRNSMESYCQHVKLNIDDTEPTKYFLCADRTCSIVNGRQLSILRYKRCRCGKQMQKEVSGREAILENGFVNETATFIICDDLSVLPNVLGTSVSLLRKLGIKDMVTIDERNVDISKREVVDILKLSLLSKTPLTDFILVKKDDNFNPINQPQIGIGEKSSDEGRKMDVKVMVRKSDSKILFVEAEADFADLLFSLLTLPLGGVLHMLNGCSSLDSIDKLYNSTFELNTDRYFRPQELKDKLANPQCAPQFNLHNQILPIGAVRLPDITNSMQFEIVDPESSIGGSSSNGGFAKAQSMFMVTDDLVMTPMSSISGISFLNRSKVSLLDLEERVVNIGVKEALAILKASLTSTSALTNGLKQFIKKASIKREI from the exons ATGGCTACAGATGAGCAGGTTCACAAAGTTTCCCTGAAAGTTTTGGTGAACAAAGAGCAAAACAAAGTTCTATTTGCGGAGGCAGGGAAGGATTTTGTGGACGCTTTGTTGAGTATCTTAACATTGCCTTTGGGGACTATTGCTAGACTCGTGGCTAAGGAGTCAAACATTCCACCAGTGAAATTTGGCAGCCTCAGCTCATTGTATGAAAGTGTGTCTCATCTTGAAGATAAGTATCTACGGACACAAAAGTGCAAAGAAATGCTACTGCAGCCAAGGAACTCTATGGAATCTTATTGCCAGCACGTGAAACTGAACATCGATGACACCGAACCCACAAAGTACTTTCTTTGTGCAGACCGGACTTGTAGTATTGTAAATGGGAGACAATTGTCCATTTTAAGATATAAAAGATGCCGTTGTGGAAAGCAAATGCAAAAAGAAGTATCTGGAAGAGAAGCGATTCTAGAAAATGGTTTTGTTAATGAAACCGCAACTTTTATAATTTGTGACGATCTTTCTGTGTTGCCCAATGTTCTTGGAACAAGTGTAAGTCTTCTTAGGAAGCTTGGAATCAAAGACATGGTTACCATTGACGAACGAAATGTAGATATCAGTAAGAGGGAG GTTGTTGATATCCTTAAGTTGTCTTTGCTATCAAAGACACCTTTAACAGATTTTATCCTGGTGAAGAAAGATGATAATTTCAACCCAATAAACCAACCCCAAATTGGGATAGGAGAGAAATCATCTGATGAAGGTAGAAAGATGGATGTGAAAGTAATGGTAAGAAAATCAGATAGCAAAATTCTGTTTGTAGAAGCAGAGGCAGATTTTGCTGACTTACTTTTCAGTTTGCTCACTTTACCTCTGGGTGGAGTGTTGCACATGCTTAATGGATGCTCTTCCTTAGACAGCATAGATAAATTGTATAACAGCACTTTTGAATTAAATACAGACAGATATTTTAGGCCACAGGAACTCAAAGACAAACTAGCTAATCCCCAGTGTGCTCCACAATTCAACTTACACAACCAGATATTACCAATTGGCGCCGTGCGCTTGCCAGATATTACCAACAGTATGCAATTTGAGATTGTTGATCCAGAGTCATCTATTGGGGGTTCATCTAGCAATGGAGGATTTGCCAAAGCACAATCGATGTTTATGGTGACAGATGACTTGGTTATGACACCAATGTCGTCCATTTCTGgtatttcatttctaaatagATCAAAAGTCTCCCTGCTTGACCTGGAG